Proteins co-encoded in one Ooceraea biroi isolate clonal line C1 chromosome 9, Obir_v5.4, whole genome shotgun sequence genomic window:
- the LOC113562540 gene encoding protein FAM92A-like: protein MLRVRSQNSVYEQEAKFVQDRITGVEKHFAKLCTIFAAFTRKAARLRDKSDEFAKVIQVYGDSKTINRSMSTGLANFSATLSVVGDYSRDAEVQRLDTKVSAPPSQYAMICKHARDDVKNTFAARDREFTERRQLDKVRERNPRNRQMSQAESELMKASVEMSQVVKGLEEQINSFERRKLHDLKSVLLDFVTIELRFHRKALELLTKAYQDSYPSTKLKILR, encoded by the exons ATGCTTCGAGTGCGCTCCCAGAATAGCGTGTA TGAGCAGGAGGCGAAATTTGTACAGGATCGTATAACAGGCGTGGAGAAGCACTTCGCTAAACTATGCACGATATTTGCAGCGTTTACCAGGAAAGCGGCCAG actGCGCGATAAAAGTGACGAGTTTGCAAAAGTAATACAGGTCTATGGTGATTCGAAAACTATAAATCGATCCATGAGTACTGGATTGGCGAACTTTTCAGCAACGTTATCAGTCGTCGGTGATTATAGTAG agaTGCAGAAGTGCAAAGATTGGACACCAAAGTAAGTGCGCCTCCTTCACAGTACGCAATGATTTGCAAGCATGCGCGCGATGATGTAAAAAATACCTTCGCAGCACGCGATAGAGAATTCACAGAACGAAGGCAATTGGACAAAGTTCGAGAAAGAAACCCTAGGAATCGTCAAATG TCACAAGCCGAGTCTGAACTGATGAAAGCATCCGTTGAGATGTCCCAAGTGGTCAAGGGATTGGAGGAGCAGATCAACTCGTTCGAGCGACGAAAGCTGCACGATTTGAAATCTGTACTATTGGATTTCGTCACCATCGAACTGAGGTTTCACAGAAAGGCTCTTGAACTTCTGACTAAAGCGTACCAAGATTCGTATCCATCGACGAAATTAAAGATCTTGAGAtga
- the LOC113562542 gene encoding translation initiation factor IF-2, chloroplastic-like — MQYVKMRQKETIALRSVAVTPQLEDEATILKERAMDKGPIDVEMVDSPISPMFPLTQADPLIQAPVPPPLPPPLPPQLPPPVLMGTAAPVRMTPDGKILPKRWRRAGRHPWRGGRGGRGGRGGRGGRVVNIQYFHF, encoded by the exons ATGCAATATGTGAAAATGCGCCAGAAAGAAACAATTGCCTTACGATCCGTTGCCGTAACGCCGCAGCTAGAAGACGAAGCGACCATATTGAAAGAGAGAGCCATGGACAAAGGAC CTATCGACGTTGAAATGGTGGATTCGCCTATTTCGCCGATGTTCCCATTAACACAGGCGGACCCATTAATACAGGCGCCTGTACCACCACCGCTGCCACCGCCGCTACCACCGCAGTTACCACCGCCTGTGTTAATGGGAACAGCGGCCCCGGTTCGAATGACACCGGACGGGAAGATTTTACcga AACGATGGAGACGTGCTGGCCGCCATCCGTGGCGTGGCGGACGTGGAGGGCGCGGCGGACGTGGCGGCCGTGGCGGGCGCGTCGTGAacatacaatattttcatttttaa
- the LOC113562543 gene encoding uncharacterized protein LOC113562543 gives MRAPDSVTRLDTVNRTSFRHAYSLTNLTNRFASSPATLQKLANREAESADSVQTGFTNSSESVQVLRPIPPIPTCQKSFISSIISP, from the exons ATGCGCGCCCCTGACTCCGTCACAAGGCTGGACACAGTAAACAGAACGTCGTTTCGACACGCTTATTCCTTAACGAACTTAACTAACCGATTTGCATCCTCTCCTGCGACACTGCAGAAATTGGCTAATCGAGAAGCCGAGTCTGCT GATTCCGTACAAACCGGATTCACCAATTCATCCGAGTCGGTCCAAGTTCTCAGGCCTATCCCACCAATCCCTACATGTCAGAAGTCCTTCATATCGTCCATAATATCTCCATAA